In Shewanella sp. VB17, a single genomic region encodes these proteins:
- the ampE gene encoding beta-lactamase regulator AmpE → MALFSLLVAILIERLKLLPQSWQLDSVLDVYSKSLFGNKQLTSDVMMVLALILPAITVQVAMWAVDGFFWGGVSLILWIGISILCFSHQKQRQLFKSYMLAACRGDSQACYHFADELDPSVPLEAISTEDLGTRVGQIVAWSNYRFYGAVALFLIILGPAGAVFYCTVRYFNDESQKLNLDFPLVIDALKILDWLPSRIFAFGYVLSGQFSHAFVCWRQYGFSISCSARDIVMQVALAAEPHTKRSSAPICIQATLALLKLGKRNFLLLLVCLSVLTIFGVVT, encoded by the coding sequence ATGGCACTGTTTTCATTGTTGGTCGCAATTTTGATAGAAAGATTAAAGCTTCTACCCCAATCTTGGCAACTGGATTCAGTACTTGATGTTTACTCAAAATCCTTGTTTGGTAATAAACAACTCACGTCTGATGTGATGATGGTCTTAGCATTGATTTTACCAGCCATCACAGTACAGGTGGCTATGTGGGCTGTCGACGGTTTTTTTTGGGGAGGAGTGAGTCTTATTTTGTGGATAGGGATCTCGATTTTATGTTTTAGCCATCAGAAACAAAGACAATTATTTAAAAGCTATATGCTTGCAGCTTGCCGAGGGGATTCTCAAGCTTGTTATCATTTTGCCGATGAGCTAGACCCTAGTGTGCCATTAGAGGCTATTTCCACAGAAGATTTAGGAACACGAGTTGGTCAAATTGTAGCTTGGTCAAATTATCGTTTTTACGGGGCCGTGGCATTATTTCTTATTATCTTAGGACCCGCGGGTGCCGTTTTTTATTGTACGGTAAGATATTTTAATGATGAAAGTCAAAAGCTTAATTTAGACTTTCCTTTAGTGATTGATGCATTAAAAATACTCGACTGGCTACCGAGCAGAATTTTTGCATTTGGATACGTGCTGAGTGGTCAGTTTTCACATGCTTTTGTGTGTTGGAGGCAGTATGGTTTTTCTATTAGTTGCAGTGCTAGGGATATAGTGATGCAAGTCGCACTAGCTGCTGAACCTCACACTAAGCGTTCATCGGCTCCTATATGCATTCAGGCAACGCTAGCTTTGTTAAAGCTTGGGAAACGTAACTTTCTACTTCTTCTTGTCTGTTTGTCTGTGTTAACGATTTTTGGAGTGGTGACCTAG
- the pdhR gene encoding pyruvate dehydrogenase complex transcriptional repressor PdhR, translating to MAYSKINQPKISDVIMGQLEQMILEGSLQPGQKLPPERELALQFEVSRPSLREAIQKLEIKGLLMRRQGGGTYVKEQLWQSLADPIVELMHSDSESQYDLLEFRHATEGMMAYFAALRGTDADMQNIQQTVMDVEAAIGIDDQADAIVCFYRTIAEASHNVAMLHLVLSLSPVLHKNVAQNLALLERREEAATMANEHRRALLAAIVRRDPDAAREASNEHLSYIEEVMLSVREEDSRLQRSLRRLKSGV from the coding sequence ATGGCTTATAGCAAAATAAACCAGCCAAAAATATCCGATGTCATTATGGGGCAATTGGAGCAAATGATCCTTGAAGGAAGTCTTCAACCGGGTCAAAAGCTACCACCAGAGCGTGAACTCGCACTTCAGTTCGAAGTATCACGCCCGTCACTACGTGAAGCGATTCAAAAGCTTGAAATTAAAGGTTTGTTGATGCGTCGTCAAGGTGGTGGCACGTATGTTAAAGAGCAATTGTGGCAGAGTTTAGCAGATCCTATAGTGGAATTAATGCATAGCGATTCTGAGAGCCAGTATGATTTGCTTGAATTTCGTCATGCAACTGAAGGTATGATGGCATATTTTGCCGCTCTGCGTGGTACTGATGCTGATATGCAGAATATTCAACAAACAGTAATGGATGTTGAAGCTGCGATAGGTATCGATGATCAAGCTGATGCCATTGTGTGTTTTTATCGCACGATTGCAGAGGCATCACATAACGTTGCAATGCTGCATCTTGTATTAAGTTTATCACCTGTGCTGCATAAAAATGTGGCACAAAATTTAGCGCTTCTTGAGCGAAGAGAGGAAGCTGCCACTATGGCGAATGAACACAGACGAGCTTTACTCGCTGCCATTGTTCGCCGAGATCCCGATGCAGCGCGTGAAGCTTCGAATGAACATTTAAGTTACATTGAAGAAGTTATGTTATCTGTAAGGGAAGAAGACAGTCGGTTGCAGCGAAGTCTGCGCCGTTTAAAAAGCGGTGTTTAA
- the ampD gene encoding 1,6-anhydro-N-acetylmuramyl-L-alanine amidase AmpD: protein MRGELPIKLYNGWVDGCARKCISPHFNARPDNEVSLLVIHNISLPAGCYGGPYIDQLFQGCLDIEADRDFVELKGLEVSAHFLIRRNGEIVQYVSCEQRAWHAGISEYHGRQACNDFTIGIEVEGTDFQDYTGIQYQELTRLTLALFATYPMLNTDTIVGHSDIAPGRKTDPGECFDWVRYKTGLSKM from the coding sequence ATGAGAGGAGAACTGCCGATTAAATTATATAATGGATGGGTTGATGGTTGTGCTAGAAAGTGTATATCACCTCATTTTAATGCGCGTCCTGACAATGAGGTGAGTTTACTCGTGATCCATAACATTAGCTTACCAGCGGGGTGTTACGGTGGGCCTTATATTGATCAACTGTTTCAGGGGTGTTTGGATATTGAGGCTGATAGAGATTTTGTTGAGCTAAAAGGCTTGGAGGTGTCGGCACATTTTTTGATCCGCAGAAATGGGGAAATTGTACAGTATGTGTCCTGCGAACAACGTGCATGGCATGCGGGAATATCGGAGTATCATGGTCGGCAAGCTTGTAATGATTTCACCATAGGGATTGAAGTGGAAGGCACTGATTTTCAAGATTATACTGGCATTCAGTATCAAGAGCTTACTCGATTGACTCTTGCCTTGTTCGCTACATATCCTATGCTGAATACGGATACAATCGTTGGTCATAGTGATATCGCGCCAGGACGAAAAACGGATCCAGGTGAATGTTTTGATTGGGTGCGTTATAAGACAGGTTTGAGTAAGATGTAG